From Paenibacillus sp. PK3_47, the proteins below share one genomic window:
- a CDS encoding SDR family oxidoreductase: MVNIQGRWALITGASRGVGYQTAIFMAQQGCNLILHSRDLAHTAKVEQEVKALGVEACCVHAELANHDEVAAMLDEIEAKGVAVDIVFNNAAVQIAYRTDYWNTPAEDFEQSFRINFISVATICNRLIPKMLERGFGRVINTTSGIKNEPEQAGYAASKAALDKFTKDLASRLDGTDVIISLTDPGWCRTDLGGPNATSPVESVIPGIAVGAFVDDKKSGRFLHAQNFTGMTLEAAVAKAETIEATPYVI; encoded by the coding sequence ATGGTAAACATACAAGGCAGATGGGCATTGATTACAGGAGCAAGCCGGGGCGTCGGTTACCAGACCGCGATATTCATGGCACAGCAGGGCTGCAATCTGATTCTGCACAGCAGAGACCTGGCACATACAGCCAAGGTGGAGCAGGAGGTCAAAGCGCTCGGCGTTGAAGCCTGCTGTGTGCATGCCGAACTTGCGAATCACGATGAAGTGGCTGCCATGCTGGATGAAATCGAAGCTAAAGGTGTGGCAGTAGACATTGTATTTAACAATGCCGCCGTACAAATTGCTTACCGGACAGATTACTGGAATACGCCGGCAGAAGATTTTGAGCAGAGCTTCCGGATTAATTTCATTTCTGTTGCAACAATATGCAACCGCTTAATTCCCAAAATGCTGGAGCGCGGCTTCGGGCGGGTCATCAATACCACCAGCGGCATCAAAAATGAACCCGAACAGGCCGGTTATGCCGCCAGCAAAGCAGCGCTTGATAAATTCACCAAGGATCTGGCCTCACGTCTGGACGGAACCGATGTTATTATCAGTCTGACTGATCCGGGCTGGTGCAGAACCGATCTCGGCGGCCCGAATGCCACAAGCCCCGTAGAGAGCGTTATTCCCGGCATTGCTGTCGGGGCCTTTGTAGATGACAAGAAAAGCGGACGGTTCCTCCATGCGCAGAATTTCACCGGGATGACGCTGGAAGCTGCTGTAGCCAAAGCAGAAACGATCGAAGCAACACCTTATGTAATTTAA